From Drosophila suzukii unplaced genomic scaffold, CBGP_Dsuzu_IsoJpt1.0 scf_4, whole genome shotgun sequence, a single genomic window includes:
- the LOC139354913 gene encoding uncharacterized protein: protein MDTIAADNYTASELRCWLEKLGLPKSGTKATLAARLNGVPPEARGDCPVLDPKDMTDIEAGPEERSNSAAVQGTDQDDVGATSLDAQNNDETANNNMCVPEISMQLESLKRHLEVVQLENEFLKLEVSRRQPLNRVTAPSTSNLPEIQNNVSTPNQTNVTLSDLENIVAEAARPNTAIFNNNSLVTMVKEMLPPFDGAVNSKVPVNTWIAQLNAIIKMYKLSEDITRILVMSKLKDRAQIWLHSSENFLSLPVQDLLTQLAEAFQSKESKIMSRRKFQERKWQPAEDFATYFNDKTLLAAHIRIDDEELIDSIIEGIPDTLLRQQAHMHCFNSSAQLLQAFSKVTLRKPSLAFGRHKDVSGNQPGPAVRCFNCNSVGHFAADCRKPKRAYGACYGCGSLEHLISHCNEKKNATKNEYNA, encoded by the exons ATGGACACCATCGCTGCAGACAACTACACAGCATCAGAACTTCGATGTTGGCTGGAAAAACTTGGGCTGCCGAAAAGCGGCACCAAGGCAACACTAGCAGCGCGGTTGAATGGTGTGCCCCCCGAAGCCCGAGGAGATTGTCCAGTACTGGACCCGAAGGACATGACCGACATTGAAGCTGGGCCTGAGGAAAGGTCAAATAGTGCTGCAGTTCAAGGAACCGATCAGGACGATGTCGGGGCTACATCGCTGGATGCCCAAAACAACGACGAAACcgccaacaacaacatgtGCGTTCCAGAAATTTCCATGCAATTGGAATCTCTGAAGCGCCATTTAGAAGTGGTCCAATTGGAAAATGAGTTTCTCAAATTGGAAGTTTCCCGGCGTCAGCCATTGAATAGAGTGACCGCACCTTCGACGAGCAATTTGCCAGAAATCCAGAACAATGTTTCCACACCAAATCAAACCAATGTCACCCTATCGGATTTGGAGAATATTGTTGCAGAAGCTGCCAGGCCTAATACAGCCATTTTTAACAACAATTCTTTGGTGACCATGGTTAAGGAAATGCTTCCACCTTTCGACGGTGCTGTTAACAGCAAAGTGCCAGTTAACACGTGGATCGCACAGCTCAACGCGATCATAAAAATGTACAAGCTGAGTGAAGACATAACGCGCATACTGGTTATGTCAAAGTTGAAAGACCGCGCTCAAATTTGGTTGCACTCTTCTGAGAACTTTCTGTCCTTGCCAGTCCAGGACCTGTTAACTCAACTCGCAGAGGCTTTTCAGTCAAAAGAGAGCAAGATAATGTCCAGACGCAAGTTCCAGGAGCGAAAGTGGCAACCAGCTGAAGACTTTGCTACGTACTTCAACGACAAGACCCTGTTGGCTGCACACATCCGGATAGACGACGAGGAATTAATCGACAGTATCATCGAAGGAATACCAGATACTCTTCTACGGCAACAGGCACACATGCACTGTTTTAATTCGTCTGCCCAGCTGTTGCAGGCATTCTCCAAAGTAACATTGCGGAAACCATCTCTCGCATTTGGACGCCACAAAGACGTTTCCGGAAATCAGCCCGGACCCGCTGTAAGATGCTTCAACTGTAACTCCGTGGGTCATTTCGCGGCCGACTGCCGCAAGCCTAAGCGCGCGTACGGCGCTTGCTACGGTTGTGGAAGCTTGGAGCACCTGATATCTCATTGCAACGAGAAGAAGAACGCAACCAAAAATGAATAT AATGCCTAA